The region TAGAAGAGGCTGACCCAGGACAGCAGGACCGCCGATCGCGCGGCGCGCTGCCAGTCGGCGTCGCGCGCCGGCGCCGGGGCCGGCGCCGCCTGGACGACGGGCAGCTCGAAGCTCACGCCGGCACCGCCGGCGCGGCGGGCAGGACGGCGGCCAGCAGCGCGGCGCCGAGCACGGTGAGCGAGTACATCACCATCTTGCCGTCGCGCCGGGAGCGGACCAGCCCGGCGCCCCGGAGCTGGCGCACGTGGTGTGAGACCAGCTTGTCGGAGCGCTCGGTCACCCACGCCAGGTCGCAGACGCACAGCTCACCGCCGTTGCGCAGCGCGTCGGCGACCACGAGCCGCGTCGGGTCCGCGAGCGCCTTGGCCGCGCTGGCGGCGCCGACCAAGTCCTCCATGTCGGGTCGCGCGGTGCGCAGGGCCTCGGCCTTCGGCAGGTCGAGGCAGAGGAGGTCGCAGCGGTCGATCGAGCTCACGCACAACATCCTAACGACCATGAGATCGTTTGCCCGTCCTCACGCATAACCAAATAGCTTGTTCATAACCATTCGGTTGTGTATCTTCCGCGCCGTGAGCACCGCCCTTCCCGTCATCAGCCCCCGCGAGCGCCAGGCCGGCGGCTGCTGTGAGGCGCCGGTCGAGCCGGACCTGACCGCGGCGGCCGCGGTCGAGCTGGCGGCCGTCGTCAAGGCGCTGGCGGACCCGACGCGGCTGCGGATCGTGGACACGCTGCGCAAGGCGGCGCCGGAGGCGGTGTGCCAGTGCGAGCTGATGCCGTTGTTCGACATGTCGCAGCCGGCGTTGTCCAAGCACTTGAAGGTGCTCGTCGGCGCCGGGGTCATCGGGACCGAGCGGCGCGGGCTGTGGGCGTACTACTACATGTTGCCTGGGGCAACGGAGGAGCTGATCGCGTGGCTGAAGAAGTGACGTCCACGGCGGAGTGCTGCGCGCCCGCCGCGCAGGCGAGCTGCTGCGGGCCGGAGGAGAAGGCCGGCGGGTGCTGCGATCCACAGGCGCACGCGGCCGGGTCGTGCGGGTGCTCGGCGGGCAAGAGCGACGACGTGCGCGAGGTGGTGCGCGAGCGCTACGCCGAGGCGGCGCGCGCCGCCGCGAGCCCGGGCGGCGGGTGCTGCTCGTCGGTCTCGCTGGTCGACGCGTCCGGGACCGAGGTGTTCGGCAACGCGGTGTACGCGGGTGCGGAGGTCGACGGCGCGGGTGGCGCGCTCGGCGCCTCGCTGGGCTGCGGCGTCCCGACCGCGGTGGCCGACCTGCACGCGGGCGAGATCGTCCTGGACCTCGGCGCGGGCGCGGGCGCCGACGTCCTGATCTCCGCCCAGCGCGTCGGGCCGACCGGCAAGGCCTACGGGTTGGACATGACCGACGAGATGCTCGACCTCGCGCGCGCCAACGCCGCGCAGGCGGGCGCCGGGAACGTGGAGTTCTTGAAGGGGTACATCGAGGACGTCCCGCTGCCGGACGACGCGGTCGACGTCGTCATCTCCAACTGCGTCATCAACCTGGCGACCGACAAGTTGGTGGTCTTCCGCGAGGCCGCGCGCGTGCTGCGCGCCGGCGGCCGCTTCGCGGTCTCCGACGTGATCGCCGACGACGGCATGGACGACGCGACGCGCGCCGACATGGCCGCGTGGACCGGCTGCATCGCGGGCGCGCTGACCCAGCGCGAGTTCGAGGACGGGCTGCGCGCCGCGGGGTTCGAGGACATCGAGATCCGCGCGACGCACCGCGTCCACGAGCACGCGGCCTCGGCGATCATCCGCGCACGCCTCGCCGCCGCGTGACGACCGATCTACGCCGCCGCCTGCTGGCCGAGTTCCTGGGGTCGATGTTCCTGGCCGCGGTCGTCGTCGGGTCCGGGATCGCGGCGGCGCGGCTGTCGCCGGGCGACACCGGCCTGCAGCTGCTGGAGAACAGCGCCGCGACGGCGGCCGGGCTGTTCACCATCATCTTGATGTTCGGGCCGGTCTCCGGCGCGCACTTCAACCCGGCGGTGTCGCTGGTCGACGCGGCGCTCGGCGGGGTGACGTGGCGCGCGGCGTTGTCCTACATCCCGGCGCAGGTCGCCGGCTGCGTCGCGGGCGCCGTGCTCGCCAATGCGATGTTCGCCCAGGCCGCGGCGAGCATCGCCACGACCCACCGCGCGACGCCCGCGCACCTCCTGGCCGAGGTCGTCGCGACGGCCGGGTTGTTGTTGGTGATCTTCTCGCTGGCCCGGACCGGACGCGCCGCGAGCGCACCCGCGGCGGTCGGCGCCTACATCGGCGCGGCGTACTGGTTCACGAGCAGCACGAGCTTCGCCAACCCCGCGATCACGGTCGGCCGCATGTTCTCCGACAGCTTCGCCGGGATCGCGCCCGCGTCGGCACCCGCCTACGTCGTGGCGCAGCTTGCCGGCGGGGCGGTCGGCCTCGGCCTGATCCGGACGCTCTACCCTACGCCCGTGCGCGCGACGGTCGCGGCCTGATGTCCACCGTCCTGTTCGTCTGCCTCCACAACGCCGGCCGCTCCCAGATGAGCCGCGCGCTGTTCGACCAGGCCGCTCAAGGCAACCACCATGCCTTGAGCGCCGGCAGCGTCGCCGACCCCGACGGCCACGTGCATCCCGAGGTCGTCGAGGTCATGCGCGAGGTCGGCATCGACCTCACCGGCGTCCGCCCCGTCCGCCTCACCCACGAGCTGGCCGAGCAGGCCGACATCATCGTGACGATGGGCTGCGGCGACGCCTGCCCCTACATCCCCGGCAAGCGCTACATCGACTGGGACCTCCCGGACCCCAAGGGCCGGCCGCTCGAGGCGGTCCGGGCCACCCGCGACGAGATCGCCCGCCGGATCGCGGAGCTCCTCCACGGCGACGCCCGCATACCTGATGACCTGTTCAGCTAAGCTTTCGTCGTGGCCCACGGCACGAACCGACACGAGGCGGACCGGCTTGACCCGGCGTTCGCGCAAGTCGTCGCCGACACGATGCAGGCGCTCGCGACGCCGAGCCGCGTCCGGATCCTCGGCCGGCTGCAGGCCGGTCCGTGCTCGGTCAACGAGCTGGCCGAGGCGGTGGGGATGGAGGCGTCCGCCGTGTCGCACCAGCTGCGGCTGCTGCGGCACCTCGGGCTGGTCGTCGGCGAGCGCGACGGTCGCCGGGTCGTCTACGACCTGTACGACGAGCACGTCGGGGAGCTGCTGACGCAGGCGATCTCCCACGCGGAGCACATGCGCGCCGGGCTCTCGCGCGGCGTACGCGTCGCCGATGCGGCGTCGGCGTGAGCGACCACGTGCACGGCCACGCACACGGGCACGGCCACAGCCACGGGCTCGTGGACCCGTCGATCACGCGCTCACGCGACGGCCTCCGGGTCGTGTTGGTGTCCTTGGTCCTGCTCGGGATCACCGCCGCCGCGCAGGCGGCGATCTACGTCGCGACCGACTCCATCGCTTTGCTCGCCGACCTGATCCACAACGTCGGCGACGCGTTCACGGCGATCCCGCTGGGCGTCGCGTTCCTGCTGCGCTCCGACCGTGCCGAGCGCGGGGCCGGCCTGGCCGTCGTCGCCACGATCTTCGCCAGCGCCGTCGTCGCCGCGTTCTTCGCCGTCGACCGCATCATCAACCCGCTGCCGCCCGAGCACCTGCCGGCGCTCGCGCTCGCGGGTGTGGCCGGCGTGATCGGCAACGCGATCGCCGCCCGCGTCCGCCTCGCCGGAGGCCGCCGGCTCGACAGCGCCGCGCTCGTCGCCGACGGCAGGCACGCGCAGTCCGACGCGATCGTCTCGGTCGGCGTCGTCCTCAGCGCGATCGCGGTCGCGCTGGGCGCCCCGATCGCCGATCCGCTCATCGGCCTGGCGATCACGTTGATGATCCTGCGGATCACGTGGCAGAGCTTCCACACCGTCCGCAACGACGACCGCGGCCGCTGACGGCGGGGCCGGGTTCCGGCGGGTACTTCTGAGGGCTCAGGGTTCATCGTCACCGTGACGCCGGTTCCTGGCCGGCGCGCGTGTCGGATGGCGAACGTCCTAGGACAACAACAGCGCAACGAGACCTAGATAGCCCCCGGCCAAGCACCAGACGACGGCTTGACGAAACAACGTCAGCCGCGTGGCAAATGTGTTCTCGCCCTCCGCCATCATGCCGGAATACGCTTTCGCCAACTCGAGATCAATTGGTTGTTGCAGCGAACTCATTACGGCGGCGTGGATGTTTCGGAAGTCAGCCCGCGTGACCATGATCGCCGCCGCTCCGCCGACTCCGTACACGAGCGCCGCGAGCCCGAGGATCCACAGCACGCTGACCCATAGGTCCGGCCGGTGGGAAGCCAGACTCGCGCCCAGCCCACCAAGCGCCGCCACAGCCACTGTGAACAGCCACTGCGCCCGTCCGCGAAGAGCTTGTAGATCCGCCTGCTGGCGATCAGACTGGCGACGGCCCTCTTCGATCAACAGCTTGAGTTCATCCTGACTCCACTGGGTGACGTCCCCCGGTTTGAGTTGGTCAGCCGCGAACGCGGGCAACTTCTTGCCTGGGACGAGCAGACTGAGGAAGTGGATCAGATAGATAAACTGACTACTAGCAACCTCGGCCCGCTTAGACCACCCTGGCAACTTAGGCATGCTCTAGATACCTCGCGACCGCGGCGCTGACCTGCGAGCAGACGGGCTCGGGTAGAAAGAGCCACTGGCCGGCTGGATTCAAGTCAATGAACAGCCACCGCGTCCCGGTGTCGAGCCAGTCTTGACTGGAATAGCCCAACCCCATGTCATTCGCGATCTTGAGCGCAAGCGCCTCTAGCTCGGGCTCGGATGTCACACGGAAGCTGGAGTGGGCCGCCTCGCTGCGCCGCCAGTCCAGGGGCAACTCGTCCGCCTCAAGCTCGCAGCTCCACGCACGGTCGGCGCATGTAACGACGCGCAGGTGACGGCGAGCCACAATGCGCTCCTGCAACAGAAAGGGCGCCCCCGTTAGGGCCGCTAGGCGTGGGTCATCGCGCTGCATCTCCTGAGCCCATACCACCTTTGCATTCCCATCGAGCTCGACGAAATGCCCGGGGCCGAGTGGCTTGATCACCAATCGGTCCCCGAGTTGTTCCGGGATCATTCCAGGGCTTCGAACGACCGCTGTACGTGGCGCCGCAATTCCGAGTCGACGCGCGTGGGCTAGTTGCCGCAGCTTGTTCTCCGCTGCGAGCAACCGGGGGTAAGGCGTCAGCCAATCAACTCCCGGGTGGCTTGCTATCCCTACAACAAGAGATATGAAGGCGGCTCTCTCGGCCGAGGCTTGCGAGCCGGATACCACTGATCGGCGCCACCCGGGGGCGCTCAGCCGCCGCACCCACCCCCGCGAGTCAGAAAGGCCGACTGACCTAAGCTCGGCCGCGTCGCCCACTTGAAGAAGCTCGGCGTCGTCGAGGACGTAGTCAACGCCGTCCAGCGTCGATGCGTCCACAACGAGCGGCTCAGCGGATCCAGCAAACGCGAGCACCGCCTGCACGTGCTCGTCGTCGCGACTGCCGATGATGAGCGAAGAAGTCAGAGTTCGAGGATGTCGTCGTCGGGAACATCCTCAGTGTCGTCGTCGATGGTTTCCTTGGTCGCAGTGATGCGAGTCTCGCCGACCGTCGCCGAAACGGGCGCAGGCTCACCCAGAACGCGATAGAGCGAGTCCTCAATCACCAGCGACTCCGGCGAGTTATTCATGATGATCGCCAAACTCCTCGTCGATGGTTTCGATCGTCTTCGTCATGCGAGTCTCCCCCAAGGCAAGGGCGTCAGGAGCAGGCACGGCAAGCAACTCATACATTGAGCTCACCTGAACCGGCGATGATGTCGACGTCGAACTCAACAGCTTCAGCGTCATTGTCCACGGTCTCCTTCTGACGAGTGTGGGTCGTCTCGCCAGCGCGGCCGTTCGCCGGCACCGGCTCCGATAGAACCCCGTAGAGACTGACGAGGCAGCCTTCAGCAGTCACAGAGCCGACCATACGCGACGGAGATATGGCGAGATCACCGATGGTCAGGGCTCAGCCCTCGGATCTCTCGACTCAGCCTTGTGTCTAGCGTAACCAAGAGCAGGCTCATCTGATACGAGGTCCCCGCCGGTCGAAGCGGTTGGCGAACGCGAGCCTCGGGCTTCCGAAAGCGCACCCAGCGAGAATGATCGTGAAGCGCTGAGCATCGCAACGGGCACCCGGCTCGCCCGCGTCGCGCGGGCGATGATGATCGACGAAACGCCGTCGCCGCCAGCTCAAGGATCCCCGCGCGCGCCTGCGCAATCTTACGAACTGGGCGACCTGGAGCGCGCCGGGCACGTCGCTAAGCACGAGGCGATCGACGCCGAGGGTCAGGCCGACCGCGGCGTTCGCAGAGAGTTCTTCGTCCCCGAAAACACAAACACCGCCGCTCTAGCCGAGACGGCGGTGTTGAAAGGACGGGAGCGACGGGACTCGAACCCGCGACCTCCGGCGTGACAGGCCGGCGCTCTAACCAACTGAGCTACGCCCCCGAGTCGATCGGGACGCACATTATGGCAGCAGTTGGGTCGGCGTGGAGTGACGGGGTTCGCGCCTGCGGAGACTGGCGAACGCGGGAAGTGATGCGATGGACGACGCATCGGTACCGCTGAGGTTCGCAGTGGTAGGAGGTGTGGCCGCGGATGCGACGGATGGCGTTGCCCAGGGCGACCGTGACCGCGTGTACCGACGACGGCGGAGACCGCCGAACGCTTGGCGTGATGCGACGTGCCACGCATCGGTACCGCTGAGGCTCGCGGTGGCGGCAGTGTGGCCGTGGATGCGACGGATGGCGTTGCCGAGGGCGATCGGGACCGCGTGTACCGACGGCGGCGGAGACCGGCGAACGCGGGAGTTTCGGGACGCGTGTGACCCGGAAACTGGCTGGTTGGCCAAATCGGTTGTACGGTTCCGGCATGGGTGAGGTGAGGGTTTTTGCCCCGGAGGCGCCGACGAGTACGAACCCGTTCAGGCGGATGGCGGGCGACTATGCGATCGAGCGCACGGCCAGGGGCAAGTTCCCGCCGGGCGATACGGAGTTCTCGATGAAGCGGACGATGGGGTTCACCCGGGATCCGCTCACGTTGCTGCTGGACGCCTACGAGCGCTACGGACCGGTCTTCACGCAACGCGTCTTCCACCAGAACATCGTGTTCGTGCTGGGGCCGGAGGCCAACCACCACCTGCTGGTCTCCAACGCCTCCAACTACGAGTGGCGCACGGGGCACTACGGCGACCTGATGCCGCTCCTCGGCGACGGCATGCTCGCGATCGACGGGTCGTTCCACCGCCTGTCGCGCAAGGCCATGCTCCCGATGTTCCACCGAGAGCGGATCGCACAGGCGACCGATCTGATGGAGGAGGAGGTCGACCGCGCGCTCGCGCAGTGGCACGACGGCATGCAGATCGACCTGTACCACTGGACCCGCGAGCTCGCCCTGCGCATCGCCATGCGCGCGCTGTTCGGCCTCGACCCCGACGAGGCCCAGAGGACCCACGGCATCAACCCCGCCGACGAGTTCGAGAACGCGCTGAGCTTCTGGTCAAAGGACTACGTGTTGCAGGTCCTGCGCGGTCCGCGCTCGCCGTGGAACAAGATGCGCGCCGCGGCCAAGCGGCTGGACTCCGTCATCTACGCCGAGATCAACCGGCGCCGCGCCGCCAAAGACCTGGGCGACGACCTCCTCGGCCTCCTGCTCGCCACCGCCCACGACGAGGACGGGCGCCTCGCGCTCACCGACCGCAACATCCGCGACGAGGTCATGACGCTGCTCTTCGCGGGCCACGACACGACGACCTCGACGGTCGCCTTCCTCTTCTACGAGCTCTCCCGCAACCCGCAGCTCGCCGAGCAGCCGGACTTCGACCTGGGCACCGCCCTCGACGAGACCCTGCGCATCTACCCGCCCGCCTGGATCGGCCCCCGCCGCGCGATCGGCGACGCGACGATCGCCGGCGTCGACATCCCGGCCCGCGTCCCGGTGGAGTACTCCTCCTGGGTCTCCCACCACCTCCCCGACGTCTGGGACGACCCCTTCACCTTCAAGCCGGAGCGGTTCTCCGCCGCCAACCGCGACAGGATCCCCAAGGGCGCCTACGTCCCCTTCGGCGGCGGCTCCCGCACGTGCATCGGGATGCGCTTCGGCCAGGCCGAGATCCACGTGATCGCGTCGAAGATCCTGAGCAAGTACCGCCTCGAAGTGGATCCGGGCTACGCGCTCACCGTCCGCCAGATGCCGACGATCGGCCCCCGCGACGGCATGCCCGTGACCGTCCGGACCGCCCGTCCCGCCGCCGGCCTCGGCGGCGATGGCATGCACGAGCCCATCGCCGCCTAGAGAGCCGGAGCGCCGCGCGCGCTACTTCTTCTTGGCCCTGCCCACGTGCACGACCAGGACCTTCGACCCGTCGCCGTGCGACCGGAAGTTGCCCTGCCACTGCGCGACGAACGTGTTGTCGCCCTTCGCCAGGTTCCAGGACGACGTGAACGTGCCGTTGGCCGAAGCCGTCACCGTCTGCGTCCGCCACGACGTCGCCCCCGGCGCCCGGTAGGCCACCGTGATCCGCTCGTTGCCCGACGCCGGCTTCAGCGCCCCGGTCACGACGATGTGCGCCGGCTTCGTGTACTTCGTCCTCGGCGCGGCGATCGACAGATCGGAAGCCGCTCCGGCATCCCCACCGGTCGTCGAGTACAGCAGCGACTGCGTCCCGCCGAGCAGGTAGTCGGTCCCGCCGCCCGCGGCCACGCCCTCATCCGCGATCGGGTCGCTGACCACGAACTGCGGGTGCCACGTCGCGCCGCCGTCGTCGGTCCGCAGCAGGAAGCCCGTGGACTGCCGCACGTCGCCGAACGACGAGATCACCAAGTACCCCGACTTGGTCGACGAGAACGACATCCCGCGCGCCGCGTTGGTCCCGACGCCCGGCAGCTCGGTCCACGCCTTGCCGCCGTTGGCCGTCCGCCACAGCCGCCCGGACCCGTCGAGCAGGAACCCGTTGTTGGCATCGACGAAGTCCACGTTGCGGACGCTCAGCCGGTTGACCCTCTTCTTGTGACGCCCGACCCTGACCGTCTTGTACCTCCCCGGCTTCAGGACCGTCGTCCACGTCTTGCCGTTGTCGACCGACCGCGCGACGTCCTGCGACCCCCAGGCCACCACGGCGCCGCCCGCGCGATCGACGCCCGACAGCTGCACCGAGCCCACGGCCGCACCGTGCACGGCGCTGAACGACCCGCCGCTATCGGTCGACCGCCGGATGCCCGTCGGACCGACCACCATCACAACCGAGGCCGACGGCGCGTAGACCGCCTGGGCCCGCGCGGTCGAGCCGGTGTCCAGCGTCGCCCAGTGCCCGCCGCCGTCGTTGGTGTTGAACACCCCGCCCGCGACGTCCAGCGCGTAGCCGTCGTTCACGTCCGGGAACGAGACGTCCAAGACGTCCTCGGACGTCGCGACGTTCCCGCGCGTCCACGTCTTGCCGCCGTCGACCGTCCGGCCCAGCGTGCCGTCCGGACCCGGTGCGAACGCCGAACCCGCAACCCGCCCCGCGACGACCTTCGAGAACTTCCCGAGCAGCCGCCCGCCGACCGGCGCGAACGTCGCGCCCGCGTCGTCGGAGACGACCGTCGACCCCTGCTGCCCCGCCGCGACCAGCCGCGTCGCCGACGCCAGCCCGGCCGCGTACAGCGGGTCGCTCGACGGCGTCGGCCACGCCCAGCCGGTCCCGCCGTCCTTGGTCACGCCGACCTTGGACCCCGCCTTGGTCGAGAGCACGCACACATCCTCACCGGCGCACTCGACGCCGGTCAGGTCCTCGCCGTCCGGCGCGCCGTCGGGCTTGGCGACCCACGTCGCGCCGCCATCGGT is a window of Conexibacter woesei Iso977N DNA encoding:
- a CDS encoding cation diffusion facilitator family transporter; this encodes MSDHVHGHAHGHGHSHGLVDPSITRSRDGLRVVLVSLVLLGITAAAQAAIYVATDSIALLADLIHNVGDAFTAIPLGVAFLLRSDRAERGAGLAVVATIFASAVVAAFFAVDRIINPLPPEHLPALALAGVAGVIGNAIAARVRLAGGRRLDSAALVADGRHAQSDAIVSVGVVLSAIAVALGAPIADPLIGLAITLMILRITWQSFHTVRNDDRGR
- a CDS encoding ArsR/SmtB family transcription factor; this translates as MLCVSSIDRCDLLCLDLPKAEALRTARPDMEDLVGAASAAKALADPTRLVVADALRNGGELCVCDLAWVTERSDKLVSHHVRQLRGAGLVRSRRDGKMVMYSLTVLGAALLAAVLPAAPAVPA
- a CDS encoding ArsR/SmtB family transcription factor, with the protein product MAHGTNRHEADRLDPAFAQVVADTMQALATPSRVRILGRLQAGPCSVNELAEAVGMEASAVSHQLRLLRHLGLVVGERDGRRVVYDLYDEHVGELLTQAISHAEHMRAGLSRGVRVADAASA
- the arsM gene encoding arsenite methyltransferase, translated to MREVVRERYAEAARAAASPGGGCCSSVSLVDASGTEVFGNAVYAGAEVDGAGGALGASLGCGVPTAVADLHAGEIVLDLGAGAGADVLISAQRVGPTGKAYGLDMTDEMLDLARANAAQAGAGNVEFLKGYIEDVPLPDDAVDVVISNCVINLATDKLVVFREAARVLRAGGRFAVSDVIADDGMDDATRADMAAWTGCIAGALTQREFEDGLRAAGFEDIEIRATHRVHEHAASAIIRARLAAA
- a CDS encoding ArsR/SmtB family transcription factor — protein: MSTALPVISPRERQAGGCCEAPVEPDLTAAAAVELAAVVKALADPTRLRIVDTLRKAAPEAVCQCELMPLFDMSQPALSKHLKVLVGAGVIGTERRGLWAYYYMLPGATEELIAWLKK
- a CDS encoding arsenate reductase ArsC; protein product: MSTVLFVCLHNAGRSQMSRALFDQAAQGNHHALSAGSVADPDGHVHPEVVEVMREVGIDLTGVRPVRLTHELAEQADIIVTMGCGDACPYIPGKRYIDWDLPDPKGRPLEAVRATRDEIARRIAELLHGDARIPDDLFS
- a CDS encoding cytochrome P450, encoding MAGDYAIERTARGKFPPGDTEFSMKRTMGFTRDPLTLLLDAYERYGPVFTQRVFHQNIVFVLGPEANHHLLVSNASNYEWRTGHYGDLMPLLGDGMLAIDGSFHRLSRKAMLPMFHRERIAQATDLMEEEVDRALAQWHDGMQIDLYHWTRELALRIAMRALFGLDPDEAQRTHGINPADEFENALSFWSKDYVLQVLRGPRSPWNKMRAAAKRLDSVIYAEINRRRAAKDLGDDLLGLLLATAHDEDGRLALTDRNIRDEVMTLLFAGHDTTTSTVAFLFYELSRNPQLAEQPDFDLGTALDETLRIYPPAWIGPRRAIGDATIAGVDIPARVPVEYSSWVSHHLPDVWDDPFTFKPERFSAANRDRIPKGAYVPFGGGSRTCIGMRFGQAEIHVIASKILSKYRLEVDPGYALTVRQMPTIGPRDGMPVTVRTARPAAGLGGDGMHEPIAA
- a CDS encoding aquaporin, with the translated sequence MFLAAVVVGSGIAAARLSPGDTGLQLLENSAATAAGLFTIILMFGPVSGAHFNPAVSLVDAALGGVTWRAALSYIPAQVAGCVAGAVLANAMFAQAAASIATTHRATPAHLLAEVVATAGLLLVIFSLARTGRAASAPAAVGAYIGAAYWFTSSTSFANPAITVGRMFSDSFAGIAPASAPAYVVAQLAGGAVGLGLIRTLYPTPVRATVAA
- a CDS encoding ATP-grasp domain-containing protein; this encodes MQAVLAFAGSAEPLVVDASTLDGVDYVLDDAELLQVGDAAELRSVGLSDSRGWVRRLSAPGWRRSVVSGSQASAERAAFISLVVGIASHPGVDWLTPYPRLLAAENKLRQLAHARRLGIAAPRTAVVRSPGMIPEQLGDRLVIKPLGPGHFVELDGNAKVVWAQEMQRDDPRLAALTGAPFLLQERIVARRHLRVVTCADRAWSCELEADELPLDWRRSEAAHSSFRVTSEPELEALALKIANDMGLGYSSQDWLDTGTRWLFIDLNPAGQWLFLPEPVCSQVSAAVARYLEHA
- a CDS encoding WD40/YVTN/BNR-like repeat-containing protein: MRRLLRSRAGVGLAAVAVAAAVVPAGASANVQVGSSGWLWGNPLPQGNTLRAMQFSGSTGYAAGDFGTLLKTGDGGASWSGLPAGTFSNLTVLQVLDGNTLVAGGGCVARRSTDGGQTFTRIAFTNVESNCPAEANLAALAFLDANTGFVFEQGGQVFQTDDGGTRFAAKIAVPGTRAVGGGAVPTDAVFRSPTVGFVATSDGNIYQTTDGGNSWLSVSKTDRPVRSVLFATERVAYAVGDGNLFLKSTDGGATWVAKPDGAPDGEDLTGVECAGEDVCVLSTKAGSKVGVTKDGGTGWAWPTPSSDPLYAAGLASATRLVAAGQQGSTVVSDDAGATFAPVGGRLLGKFSKVVAGRVAGSAFAPGPDGTLGRTVDGGKTWTRGNVATSEDVLDVSFPDVNDGYALDVAGGVFNTNDGGGHWATLDTGSTARAQAVYAPSASVVMVVGPTGIRRSTDSGGSFSAVHGAAVGSVQLSGVDRAGGAVVAWGSQDVARSVDNGKTWTTVLKPGRYKTVRVGRHKKRVNRLSVRNVDFVDANNGFLLDGSGRLWRTANGGKAWTELPGVGTNAARGMSFSSTKSGYLVISSFGDVRQSTGFLLRTDDGGATWHPQFVVSDPIADEGVAAGGGTDYLLGGTQSLLYSTTGGDAGAASDLSIAAPRTKYTKPAHIVVTGALKPASGNERITVAYRAPGATSWRTQTVTASANGTFTSSWNLAKGDNTFVAQWQGNFRSHGDGSKVLVVHVGRAKKK